Within the Novosphingobium sp. SL115 genome, the region GTGCGGTTGTCAACCTGACGGCCGCCCTTGCCAATGCCGTGGCTGATATAGCTGACTGCATCCAGACGGCTCATGTCCTGCTGCTGCAGGAAATAGACCGCGTAGGAATCACGTTCAGAGAACAGCGCGACCAGCACATTGGCACCGGTGACAGTGTCCTTTCCGCTGGACTGGACATGCAGGATGGCGCGCTGGATCACCCGCTGGAAACCGGCGGTCGGCTGCGGATCAGCCTTTTCCTGCGTTTTCAGCGACTGGTATTCCTGATCGAGATACTGGCGCACCACATCGCCAAGATCGCCCAGATCTACCCCGCAGGCCTGCATGACCTGCGCGGCATCGGTATCGTCGATCAGCGCCAGCAGCAGATGCTCCAGCGTCGCATACTCGTGGCTGCGCTCAGACGCATTGGCGAGCGCGGTGTGCAGCGTTTTTTCGAGGCTCTGTGCGAAACTGGGCATGATTTCGGACTACTTTCTGGCTTGCGCCGGTGGGTTCCCGTGACGGGCCGGTGATGGCCCATGACGAGAGAATGCACGGCCATGCTTAACCGCGGCTAAACCATGGTCGGGTGCGATAACAGATGCACGAAATGCGATATGGGAACACCGCCCCGCGAAAGGAAGGGCGGCCCACATCATCCCGCTTCACCGGATGGTGGGGGCGTTCGGAACAGCGCTTCGGCAGCGGCGCGGTGGGCGCTGGCCTTGTCACGATGGGCGACGGTGCGGAGGATTTCCAGTTCGAGCAGGCGGATGCGCTCGTTCAATTCGTCGTGCGAATAGGGGGCGAGCACCTCTGTTGCCAGCTGGCTGGCCAGGTCACCTTTGGGGCGGGGGCGCTCGTCTAGGTCCATTGCGGTCCACATTGTGCGCTGCAATGCCTTGCTGTCAACGCCTTGCGTAGGCTAGCGATGCTGCATTGGTATTCTCTCACCTTTGGGGCTGATGGATGAGCAGCGTTCCGGCAACGATGATGGCAATGGGCTGGGACCGCCCTGGCGGGCCGGAAGTGCTGCGCCCTGAAACGGTTGCCGTGCCCGTGCCAGGGCCGGGACAGGTGCTGGTCAAGGTTGCCTTTGCGGGGGTCAATCGGCCCGATGTGATCCAGCGGCAAGGCTTTTATCCGCCACCTGCCGATGCCTCGCCCCTGCCGGGGCTTGAGATTTCGGGGCAGGTCGTGGCGATGGGCGAAGGGGTAACCTGGCCTTTCACCGGAACGCCGGTTTGCGCCTTGGTGGCAGGCGGCGGTTATGCGCAATACTGCCTTGCCGAAGCCGCACAATGCATGCAGATTCCCACCGGCCTGTCGCTGGAACAGGCCGCGGCCATCCCCGAAACGCTGTTTACCGTGTGGCACAACGTGTTCGAACGCGGGATGGTGGCCGAAGGGGAAACCATCCTTGTCCACGGCGGCACCAGCGGCATCGGGTCC harbors:
- a CDS encoding DUF1192 family protein — encoded protein: MWTAMDLDERPRPKGDLASQLATEVLAPYSHDELNERIRLLELEILRTVAHRDKASAHRAAAEALFRTPPPSGEAG